A region of the Bacteroidales bacterium genome:
ACAATACAATTGAAATCGTTCATAGCCTGGCTAAATGGAAACGCAAGGCCATGAAGGAATACGGCTTCAACAATGGGCTGGGGCTTTATACCGATATGGATGCGATCCGCAAAGATGAAGCAGTAAGTGATATTCACAGCATTTATGTTGACCAGTGGGATTGGGAACTGATCATTTCAAAAGAAGACAGAAATATTGAATTCCTTAAAAAGGTTTTGACGAATATTTATAAGGCAATCCGAAAGACGGAGAAAGTAGTTGAAAAAGAATTTCCTGCACTTAAAAGCCGGCTTCCTAAAAATATTCATTTTGTTCACGCCGAAGAACTTGAAGTCAGGTTTCCTGACCTTACATCAAAGGAACGGGAAAACATGATTGCCAAAGAGCATGGAGCTGTATTCATTATCGGCATAGGACACGCCTTGTCATCAGGCATTCCGCATGATGCCAGGGCCGCTGACTATGATGACTGGTCAACCAGCACCGGCGAAAACACCCGTGGCCTAAACGGAGACATCATTGTTTGGGACAGTGTTAAGAATAGCGCGCTTGAACTTTCGTCAATGGGAATACGAGTGAATAACGAATCTTTGGTAGACCAACTACAGCTTTTGGGTCAAACTGAAAAAAGCGCGCTTGAATACCACCAGGATATTATCAACGAAAGGCTGCCGCAGACCATTGGTGGAGGAATCGGGCAATCGAGGCTTTGCATGTTCCTGTTGCAAAAGTTCCATATCGGCGAAGTGCAGGCAAGCGTATGGCCCGATGATATGGCAGGTTTCTGCCGTGAAAACGGAATACGGCTGCTTTAATATTTCTGAGAACATTTAAGAATTGCCGGCGGCTTCAGCCGCCGGATCTGTAAGAGTTAATCAATGAGGCTTTAGCCACATTGAATTAATTTGATATGGCTTTAATTTTTGAATTTGACACACGTGAGTTGAGACATCCGAGAGTTGATGCACCTCGCCACAATCTTCACCCGGCAATTTCCATGCTTCAATCCCCTTTATCCGGCAATCACGGAATAATTTTCTTAGTTGGCTAAAGGCTTGCTCTATATTTGCACGAAAATTATTTCAATTAAAATTTCACGTTATGAAAACCAGAAACTTCTTCGTGCTTTTCCTCATCCTTGCTTTTTTGTTTCCAGCAATAAGCTTCGCACAAGTACCCAACGAAAAACCACTCCGCGATTTTCAGCTAAGCATCATACCATATTTTGGCACTGAAGGCAGGGATGCTGCCAATTACCGCTACAATTTTAGTTTAAATTTGTTTGCCGGGGTTACTGGCGGTCTTGAAGGTTTTGAAGCCGGTGGATTTATGAACATCAATACCGGTTCGGCCAAAGGAGCGCAGTTTGCCGGATTCGGTAATCTGGTACATGGTGACATGGAGGGCTTCCAGGGCTCAGGTTTTATGAACCTTGTTCATGGGAACACCAGGGCTTTTCAGGGCGCAGGCTTCATTAACTTTATTTCAGGATCAACTGAGGGCTTTCATGGAGCTGGATTTATCAATGTTTTTGGTGGAAATAGCCGGAGTTTTACCGGCGCCGGGTTCGCCAATGTAACAGGTGGACATTTTGAAGGATTTTTAGGATCGGGATTTGCCAACGTTACAGGGGGCAATGTAAAAGGTTTTCAGGGAGCGGGTTTTGCTAATGTTACCGGTGGCCGGTTTGAAGGATTCCAGGGTGCAGGCTTCGCCAATGTAACCGGTAATGAAGCCAAAGGGCTTCAGGCGGCTGGGTTTATGAATATTAACCGTGATTTTAAAGGAGCGCAGATTGCAGGCTTTTTAAATGCAGCCCGCAAGGTAGAAGGCGTACAAATTGGTTTCCTGAATATTGCTGATACAGTGGATGGTGTACCCATAGGCTTTTTGAGTATTGTTAAAAAAGGCGCCTACAGGCAAATTGAAGTTTCCGGATCGGATGTGATACACCTGGGCGCTTCATTCCGTATTGGTGTTCCGGCATTCTATAATATTTTCTCCTATGGTATCAGGCCATTTGCCAGCGAAAAAGTCCATGGTTTTGGCTATGGAATTGGAACTTCTATCAGTTTCTCTCAGAATACCGGGATGCAGATTGAAGGTCACTCATCTCAACTCCGGCAGGATTGGAAGTGGGACGACGAACACCTCGACATGCTGAATGAACTCAGGATTACTATGGGAACCAGGCTTGCAGGTAGAATAGAACTTTTTGCCGGGCCGGTACTTTTCAACCATATCTACAAATACCAACCAGAAAATGGAATCTACGGATCTGATCTCGCATCATATACCCTGGATGAAAAACGTTGGGATGATTATGTGTCAAAATGGTGGATAGGGGCAAGGGGAGGCCTACGGGTAAAACTTGATTGAAAAATGTAAATGTCAATTACCAAATGAATTTCCGGGGCAAGTCCCCGGATTTTTATTTTTTAAAAGCGATATTTGCCGCCTCACCCATCATTCTTTTAACCGTATGAAACCTTTGAATCAACAACTCATAGAGCGGGAATACAAATCCCGAATCAACAAGACCTTCGATTATATTGAGAAAAATCTGGAATCGCAGTTTACGCTTGAGGAAATCGCCGATGTGGCCGGGTTCTCAAAATACCATTTTAACCGGATATTTTATAGCTGCGTGGGCGAAACTCCTTTCCAGTTCATACAGCGCCTGAGGCTCGAACGAGCTGCTTCACTCATTGTTTCCAAGCCGCATCTCAGCATCACAGAAATTGCATTTTCATACGGCTTTAATGATCTGGCGGTGTTTTCAAGAAACTTTAAAACCCATTTTGGCAAAACAGCAACGGAATGGCGCAACCAGAAACATACCCTTAGCAATATCAGTCAAACGGATAGCAAAAAGCAACAAAGCGAAGATGGGGTTCTCCAATACTTTTGTCAGCGTTCAAAAACAATTAAATGGAGGACCAATATGAAACTTAACAAAAGTGTGGAAGTGAAAGAACTTCCCAACATGACAGTAGCATACGTACGCTACACCGGGCCTTACAAAGGCAACGAAAAACTATTTGAAGAACTGTGGATGAAACTCTTTTCATGGGCAGGGCCACGTGGATTAACCGCTCAAGCCGATTTGAAGAGCCTGATCATTTATCATGATGATCCAAACATTACGGCTGAAGACAAGCTTCGTATGAGTGTTTGTATTTCTGTGCCGCCAAATACAAAAACAGATGGCGAAGTGGGTAAAATGGAAGTGGAAGGCGGGCAGTATGTGATTGCACGGTTCGAACTCAATGGGGAGCAGTTCCAGCAGGCTTGGGAATGGGTTTATGGCGAATGGTTCCCGAAAAGCGGCTACCAGCCCGACGACAAGCCCTGCTTTGAAATGTATCCGGAAGAACCGAAAAACGGCAAATTTACCGTGGATATCTGTGTTCCTGTAAAGCCATTGTAAGTATTGGTTTCACAAGGATGCCATACCTGTATCGAATACAAGTATGGCATTTTTCTTTATTCAAATCCCTGCTCGAGCCAATCACATTGTGGCCATGGCCAAATTAGATCACGAAATAGTCATTCAAGTTGAATTCATGTCTACTTCCAGGTAGATTATATTGTAGCTGCTATTCCCGGCTTTGCTGAATATATATAGGTGCAAGCTACGCTTTATTTGCAATGCCACTGAGCAGGGAATCATAACTGTTAAATATCCGGTTTTTTTTCATTGATTTCAGGATTCCTGATACATAAAAATGTATTTTTGTTTATTGTCACCCCAATCATTTGGCAAATTGTACAACTAACAATTTGTTTGCGAGAAATAGCAGAGTCTAAACCGAATACAAACATTAATCACTTCAACCACAACACCATGAGAAAACGCATCGGGGCACTAGTGTTGCTCCAAATCAGCATTTGTTTTTTTACAAATATTCTTTTCGCCCAATTTGCAGGTGGTACTGGGGAAGCTGCAGATCCTTATCAAATTGTAACACACATTCATTTAAACAATGTGAGAAATTATTTGAATAATTCCAATGTGCATTTCGTTCTAATGAATGATATTGACCTATCAGATGAATGTAATGTTGGGGGTGCTTTTTATAACGATGGACAGCGATGGCTTCCGATTGGAGACAATGCTGCCAATTTTAAAGGTAAATTTAATGGAAACGGCCATGTAATAAACGGACTTATAATTTTCAGACCCGACTATGGCGATTTGGGGTTGTTTGGCCGAACCAATGGATCCGTGATTTCTAATCTGGGTGTTACCAATGTTGATATTACCGGTGGAGTTTGGTCCGTTGGGGGTTTGGTGGGATACAATGTAGGCCATATTGAAAATTGCTTCAGTACCGGAACTGTAACTGCTACAATTTTAACTGCTTCACGAACCGGCGGTTTGGTTGGATATCATGGACCTGCCTTTACCATAATGAATTGTTACAGTTCAGTGAATGTTGCAGGTTATGACAGGGTTGGCGGTTTAATTGGAAAGGTAGGCGGTGGTATGTTTTCTTCCGACTATGTCATGAACTCCTACAGCACCGGTAACGTAACTGGAACCAGCAGGGTTGGCGGCTTGATTGGAAGGGTACATTCCTATGTGGAAATAACAAATTGCTACAGCACCGGAAATGTAGGCGGAACTTCAGATGTTGGTGGATTAATTGGCTTAAACTGGGGAGATACATATAACTGCTATTGGAATACTCAAACATCAGGCCAGAATTTCAGCGATGGAGGTAACGGAAGATCTACATTAGAAATGACCTACCCTTATGCATCGAACACCTATCAAAACTGGGATTTTAATCAGATATGGATGTCTGATGCTAACTCAAACATGAATAATGGCTATCCATACTTGTTTTGGCAGTCGCCTTCTATACCGGCCACCTTAAGCTTGAATGACATCACAATGGCTTTTTCCGATACCGAATGTTTTGCCGCCACCGAATCCATTATTGCAAGCAACTTTGTTGTTCAAAATGGTGGTTCTGCGTACCTTGTCTCCCAGGGAAATGTTATTTTAGGCGAAGGGACCAGCGTTGAAGCAGGTGGTTACTTACATGCCTGGATTGACGACAACGCCACTTACTGTGATTTCACCATTGTTGTGCTTGCATCACAGGTTGAAGACTTTGTAAACAGTGAGAAAATGGCTTTCATCAACAAAGATGATTTTACTTTCAAGGTGTATCCCAATCCCTCGTCAGGCTGCTTCACCATTGAGTTTATCAATGCAGATGAAGATGAAATCATTTATGTTGAGGTTTTTGACATGACAGGTGAATGCGTTCTGCATCGCGAACTCTCAGGAGCCAGTTCCTCTGATTTCGATCTTTCATCTATGCCAGGAGGTATTTACCTTCTACGCATATTACAGGGAAGCACAATAACGAATGGAAAAATTATCAGGCAGTAAGCACATTGGTTGATTTAATTTTTCACTTGTAAATAAGCATTATGGTTCGTCTGTAATACCTCTCACAAAGAAAAACGGATTGTTTTTGTAGACTACAAAATATTCAAAGAATTATAAAGCTGGCTTAATTCGCAGCCTTACTTTAGCGTAAGCCTAGCATTCAAATGTTAAGGAATGACATTAACAAATTTTTAACATTCCTTAATTCCAGCACCTAAAAGTAAGCAAACCAAAGCTATAAGTACGCGTTTACGCCTGGTTTAATCGCGACCCATACGGGCACCACCCGTTAATTCAAAAAGTTTTAGTATCATTGTAAGCGTTGGCCAGGCCAAATACTACCTTTCTTCATCATTTCCAGAGGTTTAACTCATTATTCCCTATCTCCACAGAAACCTGCACGCTAAAAGGAATTCTGGCGGTAGCCATTGTGTACACTAAAACTATTATGCTATGAGATTTATCACCTATAATGCAAAGAATTTCCGGGAGATCGAATACATGCGCTACCTGCCGGAAGAAGTGAAGAAGGAAATTGATATAGTTTCGCGGGTCATACCTTTTAAAACCAATAATTATGTGGTTGATTATGTGATAGATTGGGAGAATTACAAGGATG
Encoded here:
- a CDS encoding aspartate--ammonia ligase, yielding MSRNYSLNTYGYKSKLNLLETEKGIKLIKDNFERKLAKRLKLQRVSAPRFLATGNGLQDELDGSQVPVGFKTRFSDNTIEIVHSLAKWKRKAMKEYGFNNGLGLYTDMDAIRKDEAVSDIHSIYVDQWDWELIISKEDRNIEFLKKVLTNIYKAIRKTEKVVEKEFPALKSRLPKNIHFVHAEELEVRFPDLTSKERENMIAKEHGAVFIIGIGHALSSGIPHDARAADYDDWSTSTGENTRGLNGDIIVWDSVKNSALELSSMGIRVNNESLVDQLQLLGQTEKSALEYHQDIINERLPQTIGGGIGQSRLCMFLLQKFHIGEVQASVWPDDMAGFCRENGIRLL
- a CDS encoding AraC family transcriptional regulator; amino-acid sequence: MKPLNQQLIEREYKSRINKTFDYIEKNLESQFTLEEIADVAGFSKYHFNRIFYSCVGETPFQFIQRLRLERAASLIVSKPHLSITEIAFSYGFNDLAVFSRNFKTHFGKTATEWRNQKHTLSNISQTDSKKQQSEDGVLQYFCQRSKTIKWRTNMKLNKSVEVKELPNMTVAYVRYTGPYKGNEKLFEELWMKLFSWAGPRGLTAQADLKSLIIYHDDPNITAEDKLRMSVCISVPPNTKTDGEVGKMEVEGGQYVIARFELNGEQFQQAWEWVYGEWFPKSGYQPDDKPCFEMYPEEPKNGKFTVDICVPVKPL
- a CDS encoding T9SS type A sorting domain-containing protein, whose protein sequence is MRKRIGALVLLQISICFFTNILFAQFAGGTGEAADPYQIVTHIHLNNVRNYLNNSNVHFVLMNDIDLSDECNVGGAFYNDGQRWLPIGDNAANFKGKFNGNGHVINGLIIFRPDYGDLGLFGRTNGSVISNLGVTNVDITGGVWSVGGLVGYNVGHIENCFSTGTVTATILTASRTGGLVGYHGPAFTIMNCYSSVNVAGYDRVGGLIGKVGGGMFSSDYVMNSYSTGNVTGTSRVGGLIGRVHSYVEITNCYSTGNVGGTSDVGGLIGLNWGDTYNCYWNTQTSGQNFSDGGNGRSTLEMTYPYASNTYQNWDFNQIWMSDANSNMNNGYPYLFWQSPSIPATLSLNDITMAFSDTECFAATESIIASNFVVQNGGSAYLVSQGNVILGEGTSVEAGGYLHAWIDDNATYCDFTIVVLASQVEDFVNSEKMAFINKDDFTFKVYPNPSSGCFTIEFINADEDEIIYVEVFDMTGECVLHRELSGASSSDFDLSSMPGGIYLLRILQGSTITNGKIIRQ